The following are encoded together in the Elusimicrobiaceae bacterium genome:
- a CDS encoding prepilin-type N-terminal cleavage/methylation domain-containing protein: protein MQKVKTGFTLIELLVVVLIIGVLTAIALPQYNIAVIKSRTATMLPILKNLAEAQEVYYMNNGRYAGKISELDIQLPNSCSHVDHASYDSSERGELIKCDEFFLIDNDGNGMSINANYCPQNNTSWSTCSPNRDFQIAFRLAHRDSLYSGEGNKRYCAVYNQKLGKQICSAFGGLEYKN from the coding sequence ATGCAAAAAGTAAAAACAGGGTTTACCCTCATTGAACTATTGGTGGTGGTGCTTATTATTGGTGTTTTGACAGCCATTGCATTGCCGCAATATAATATTGCTGTCATTAAATCTCGTACGGCCACTATGCTCCCTATTCTAAAAAACCTCGCTGAAGCACAAGAAGTCTATTATATGAACAATGGAAGATATGCCGGCAAAATAAGCGAATTAGATATACAGTTACCCAATAGTTGTTCTCATGTTGATCATGCTTCTTATGATTCTTCTGAAAGAGGAGAACTCATCAAATGTGATGAGTTTTTTCTGATAGATAACGATGGTAATGGAATGAGTATAAATGCCAACTATTGTCCCCAAAATAACACTTCGTGGAGCACTTGTTCTCCTAATAGAGATTTTCAAATTGCTTTTCGTTTGGCACACAGAGATTCCCTATATTCTGGTGAAGGAAATAAAAGATATTGTGCGGTGTATAATCAAAAACTAGGGAAACAAATTTGCTCTGCATTTGGTGGATTGGAATATAAAAACTAA